In Sphingobacterium sp. PCS056, the following proteins share a genomic window:
- a CDS encoding glycoside hydrolase family 2 protein produces MMMKKTLLFASLLMTVQMNFAQDWKPAGSRILTSWGEQVNVQKPHPEYPRPQLVRSNNWQNLNGLWKYAITAVGATEIPTQWEGDILVPFAVESALSGVGKEVGKDKALWYSNSITLDKAVQKNKVLLHFGAVDWQCDVFVNKQLVGRHEGGFDPFTMDISTFLKKGTKQDIVIRVWDPTDDGPQPRGKQVNHPNGIWYTPVTGIWQTVWLESVPQSHIVSTKQTPDLDEGNLTFEALVAVSQPGDQIKVKALDGNRVMQEQSGEPNQAFTMAIPNAESWSPSNPKLYDLEIQLLRKGKLIDQVKSYFAMRKISMQKDKDGIQRLMLNNKFTFQYGPLDQGWWPDGLHTAPSDEALKFDVVKTKEMGFNMIRKHIKVEPARWYRHCDSIGMLVWQDMPSGDLGGNNWDMQPGKISGGDRDKTRSAISEQYYRKEWKAIMEVLHNFPSIVIWVPFNEAWGQFKTKEITEWTMANDPSRLVNSASGGNFMETGHILDIHNYPDAAMPDPSLFGANQVLALGEFGGLGLPVEGHSWQQKDNWGYQSFKNKTELLDRYKRLIHDLNRLIPMGLSAAVYTQTTDVEVETNGLMTYDRKVMKMPESELKAIHKPLYDFVLKR; encoded by the coding sequence ATGATGATGAAGAAAACCTTATTATTTGCAAGCTTATTGATGACCGTACAGATGAACTTTGCACAAGATTGGAAACCTGCAGGTTCGCGTATTTTAACTTCTTGGGGAGAACAAGTGAATGTTCAAAAACCTCATCCCGAATATCCAAGACCACAGCTTGTGCGCTCAAACAATTGGCAAAATCTAAATGGACTTTGGAAGTATGCCATCACAGCTGTTGGTGCCACGGAAATTCCAACCCAATGGGAAGGTGATATCTTGGTGCCTTTTGCCGTTGAATCAGCGTTGTCTGGTGTAGGAAAAGAAGTAGGTAAGGATAAAGCATTGTGGTATAGCAATAGCATTACTTTAGATAAAGCGGTTCAAAAAAATAAAGTTCTATTACATTTTGGTGCGGTAGATTGGCAGTGTGATGTATTTGTCAATAAACAATTGGTCGGCAGACATGAAGGTGGATTCGATCCCTTTACGATGGATATTTCTACATTTCTTAAAAAAGGAACCAAACAAGATATTGTTATTCGGGTATGGGATCCGACAGATGATGGCCCTCAACCGCGCGGAAAACAGGTGAATCATCCCAATGGAATCTGGTACACCCCAGTGACGGGGATATGGCAAACGGTTTGGTTAGAGAGTGTTCCACAAAGTCACATCGTCAGTACCAAGCAAACTCCGGACTTAGATGAAGGAAATTTGACATTTGAGGCTTTAGTGGCCGTCAGCCAACCAGGTGACCAGATTAAAGTAAAAGCCTTAGATGGTAATCGGGTTATGCAGGAACAATCGGGTGAACCCAACCAGGCGTTTACCATGGCTATTCCAAATGCTGAATCGTGGTCTCCTTCCAATCCAAAGCTTTATGATCTAGAAATTCAACTGCTACGAAAAGGTAAGCTGATCGATCAGGTAAAAAGTTATTTTGCGATGCGTAAGATATCGATGCAAAAGGATAAAGACGGTATTCAACGATTAATGCTTAATAATAAATTTACATTTCAATATGGACCTTTGGATCAAGGTTGGTGGCCAGACGGCTTGCATACTGCACCATCTGATGAAGCGTTAAAATTTGATGTCGTCAAGACTAAGGAAATGGGATTTAATATGATCCGAAAACATATTAAGGTGGAGCCAGCACGTTGGTACCGTCACTGCGACAGTATTGGTATGTTGGTGTGGCAAGATATGCCAAGTGGTGATCTTGGAGGCAATAACTGGGATATGCAACCGGGAAAAATTTCAGGAGGTGATCGTGACAAAACCCGATCAGCAATATCAGAACAATATTATCGCAAAGAATGGAAAGCGATTATGGAAGTGTTGCATAACTTCCCAAGTATTGTCATCTGGGTACCTTTCAATGAAGCATGGGGACAATTTAAGACTAAGGAAATTACAGAATGGACCATGGCAAATGACCCCTCTCGTTTGGTCAACAGTGCTAGCGGTGGCAATTTCATGGAAACAGGACATATACTCGACATCCACAATTATCCTGATGCCGCCATGCCCGATCCGTCTTTATTTGGAGCCAACCAAGTATTAGCATTAGGAGAATTTGGCGGCTTAGGTTTACCCGTAGAAGGTCATTCTTGGCAGCAAAAGGACAACTGGGGGTATCAAAGTTTTAAAAACAAAACAGAGCTATTGGACCGGTATAAAAGACTCATCCATGATTTAAACCGCTTAATTCCAATGGGATTATCAGCTGCCGTTTATACACAGACCACAGATGTAGAAGTGGAAACAAATGGGCTCATGACCTATGATCGGAAAGTAATGAAAATGCCAGAAAGTGAACTGAAGGCAATTCATAAGCCGCTATATGATTTTGTACTTAAACGTTAG